The region GCTCCCAGAATCCTGACGCCTTTTGATGAGGAAATTACAGCCCTGGCCCAGGAAGAACTGGTAAGGTGCGGAATAGAACTCAATCTTGGGGAAAAGGTAGAAGGTTTTTATGGAGACGGTCTTTATGTGAAGCGTGTAAAAACGGACAGAGGAACCTATGAAGCAGATCTGGTAATTGTTGCGGTAGGAGTCCGCCCCTGTACGGAATTTTTGAAAGATACGGGGATCTCCATGGCAAAAAACGGAGCACTGATCGTGGACAGGGAAATGAAAACCTCATTGCCGGATGTGTATGCGGCAGGAGACTGTATCCTTGTCCATCATGAGGTTTTAGAAGAAGACAGCTTCCTTGCTTTGGGAACGGTGGCTAACAAATGCGGAAGAATTGCAGGAACCAACCTGGCAGGCGGCCATGAGCAGTTCCTGGGTGCCCTGGGGTCGGCGGCGATTAAGGTTTGCGGGCTGGAACTAGGGCGCACAGGCATGGGAGAAGGGGATGCCAAACGCCTTCAAAAGGATTACAAGACCCTGATTGTACAGGCCAACGATCATCCGGCTTATTACCCGGATCCAACCCCCATCACCATTAAGCTGATTTATGAAAAAGGAACAAAAAGGCTGCTGGGTGCACAGACCTGCGGGCAAAAAGGAGCAGTTTTGCGGGCCGACGTGTTTGCAGTTGCAATCCATTGCAGAATGACAACGGCGGAGCTGGGAATGACGGATCTTATTTATGCGCCTCCTTTTTCCGGCGTGTGGGATGCGATCCAGATTGCCTGCAATGCGGCAAAAGGCTGATGAAAGGCAAACGGCGGAGTGAAGGATAGAAAGTGAGGTCAGACCATGAGCAAAGTCATATCTTTGCAGGAGGCGGCATCCCGGATCCAGGATGGGGATATTCTGGGCCTTGGGGGCAATGTGCTTCATCGGGCGCCCATGGCAATGGTACGGGAACTGGTGCGTCAGAAGAAAAGAAATCTAAAGCTGGTAAAGACCGCAGGAGCCATGGATGTGGATCTGCTGTGCTTTGGCGGCTGCGTTACCAGCGTTGATGCCGGCTTTATCAGCTATGAAAGCGAATATTCCCTGGCAGGCCATTACCGCCGGGCGGTTGAAAGCGGGGCTGTAAAAGGGAATGAACATGCCTGCTATACGGTGATATCCGCCCTCCGTGCCGCCAGCTACGGGGTAGGTTTCATGCCTGTAAAAGGGCTTGTGATCAGCGATCTGATTGATGCAAATGACTATTTTATTCGGGTCGAGGATCCCTTTACCAAGGAACCGGTTACTGTGGTAAGGGCCATAAGGCCGGACGTTGCGGTCCTCCATGTCCAGGAGGCGGATGAGGATGGAAATGCAAGGATCACAGGACCTTTGTTTGAAGATGTCCTGTTTTCCAGAGCAGCCAAAAGAGTCATCCTGACAACGGAAAATATCGTCCATGGATCCGTATTTAAGGGCAGCCAGAAAAAGGCAGACATACCCCGGTTTCTGGTGGAAGCGGTGGTCAAGGTTCCCAAGGGGGCTTCTCCCTGCTCTTGCCCGGGCTTGTATGACATTGACGGAAAGAATTTAAAGGAATTTAAAGGCTTAAAAGATATGGATGGCCTTTATGCCTATTTAAAGGCATTTGAAAAATCCGACTATAAAGGATAAGGGGGCATGGCATGATGGAAGAAAAATACAGAGTCTGCGATATTATGGTCTGCGCCATGGCCCGCTTCATACCTGACGGCAGCAAGGTGTTTCACGGGGTTTCTTCCCATATGCCCATGATAGCCCTTCTGCTGGCAAAGGCACTTCATGCGCCGGGAGCCGTGCATCTGAACATACCTGGAGGAACAGATCCGGAACCAATAAGGCTTAAGAAGTATACCAGCGCAGGTCCCGAGCTTATGGAACGGGCTACCGCTTATTTCCCGCTCATGGAGGTTTTTGACCTGGCCATGAGAGGGGATCTGGATGTGGCATTTTTAAGCGGCATCCAGTTTGATTTCCATGGCAATGTCAATGCATCAGTCATCGGAGATTATAAAAAACCAAAGGTAAGGATGCCGGGAGGGGCAGGCAGCGCCGTACTCATTCCAACCGCAAAAAGGGCTATACTCTGGAGGACAAAGCATGATAAGCGCACCTTTGTCAACCAGGTGGATTTTGTAACGACCAGGGGAAACGTGGACCGGATCGTTACACCCTTGTGCATCTTTAAAATGGAAAACGGGGAAATGGTACTGGAAACCATCCATCCCACTTCCAGCTTAGAAGAGGTGAAGGAAAATACCGGATTTCCTATAAAATGCTCCCATGTCGCCTATACGCCACTTCCTACCAGGGAAGAACTGAGTGCACTGAAACGGATCGATCCGGGAGATTTCAGAAATATAGAATTCTAAGGAGGCCAGTTATGGCGCTTGAAAGGATCAATGCAGTAGGAACCAGCTTTTTTGGCCGCGGCTCCATGGGACTGCTGCCGGATGAGCTTAAGAAACGGGGATTTAAGCGGGGACTTATTGTTACAGACCCGTTTCTGTATGAAAATGGTACCGGAGATAACGTAGGAGCCTGCCTTTTAAAGGCCGGGGTGGAATATGCCATTTATTATCTGGTTGAACCGAATCCTTCCACAACCATTGTCAATGACTGCCTGAATGCGGCATTGGCACTGGAAGTGGACCTGCTGGTGGCCGTGGGTGGAGGCTCGGCCATTGATACGGCAAAGGCAGTCAGCATTGTCATGGCAAACGGCGGCAAGGTAGAGGATTATG is a window of [Clostridium] saccharolyticum WM1 DNA encoding:
- a CDS encoding CoA-disulfide reductase codes for the protein MKIIIIGGVAAGMSAASKIRRMDPNMEVTVYEKGGFLSYGACGLPYYVGDYNDDYRKMIARSRETFTKMGIKTFLRHQVLSVDADRKEVLVRNLENGQEWKDRYDKLMIATGASSVVPPFPGRELLGVHVLKSMEDGIFLKEYAKMPEIQNVVIVGGGYIGVECAEAFLSLGKKVRILEAAPRILTPFDEEITALAQEELVRCGIELNLGEKVEGFYGDGLYVKRVKTDRGTYEADLVIVAVGVRPCTEFLKDTGISMAKNGALIVDREMKTSLPDVYAAGDCILVHHEVLEEDSFLALGTVANKCGRIAGTNLAGGHEQFLGALGSAAIKVCGLELGRTGMGEGDAKRLQKDYKTLIVQANDHPAYYPDPTPITIKLIYEKGTKRLLGAQTCGQKGAVLRADVFAVAIHCRMTTAELGMTDLIYAPPFSGVWDAIQIACNAAKG
- a CDS encoding CoA transferase subunit A, with protein sequence MSKVISLQEAASRIQDGDILGLGGNVLHRAPMAMVRELVRQKKRNLKLVKTAGAMDVDLLCFGGCVTSVDAGFISYESEYSLAGHYRRAVESGAVKGNEHACYTVISALRAASYGVGFMPVKGLVISDLIDANDYFIRVEDPFTKEPVTVVRAIRPDVAVLHVQEADEDGNARITGPLFEDVLFSRAAKRVILTTENIVHGSVFKGSQKKADIPRFLVEAVVKVPKGASPCSCPGLYDIDGKNLKEFKGLKDMDGLYAYLKAFEKSDYKG
- a CDS encoding CoA-transferase subunit beta; the protein is MMEEKYRVCDIMVCAMARFIPDGSKVFHGVSSHMPMIALLLAKALHAPGAVHLNIPGGTDPEPIRLKKYTSAGPELMERATAYFPLMEVFDLAMRGDLDVAFLSGIQFDFHGNVNASVIGDYKKPKVRMPGGAGSAVLIPTAKRAILWRTKHDKRTFVNQVDFVTTRGNVDRIVTPLCIFKMENGEMVLETIHPTSSLEEVKENTGFPIKCSHVAYTPLPTREELSALKRIDPGDFRNIEF